From Micromonospora rhizosphaerae, the proteins below share one genomic window:
- a CDS encoding glycoside hydrolase family 172 protein, with amino-acid sequence MWRIRDAVTRSVSAENPTGEPGRGGAALDGPNASAAWDLGQGWKLSPYAVLAPGAPQVIADLTGPGTVQHIWFARPPGADRSLVLRMYWDGEEHPSVEVPFGDFFCSGWNVPTLVNSFPVAVNPNGGYNSYWPMPFRQAARIEVESRHHTPVNLYYQVTYELSPVPDDAAYFHASWRRSHPTAWAEPHVILDGVRGRGHYVGTYLAWQANSAGWWGEGEVKFYLDGDIEFPTICGTGTEDYFGGAWSFEQPAGAYREYSTPFLGMPQVITGSHTPNRFGMYRWHIPDPIHFRSDLRVTVQALGWRPDGRYLPLRDDISSTAFWYQREPHAPYPELGDIEVV; translated from the coding sequence TTGTGGCGAATACGGGACGCGGTGACCCGGTCGGTCAGCGCGGAGAACCCGACCGGCGAGCCCGGTCGGGGTGGAGCGGCGCTCGACGGTCCGAACGCTTCGGCCGCCTGGGACCTGGGTCAGGGTTGGAAGCTTTCGCCCTACGCGGTGTTGGCCCCGGGTGCGCCCCAGGTCATCGCCGACCTCACCGGCCCGGGGACCGTGCAGCACATCTGGTTCGCGCGACCACCGGGCGCCGACCGCAGTCTGGTGTTGCGGATGTACTGGGACGGCGAGGAGCATCCGAGCGTCGAGGTGCCCTTCGGTGACTTCTTCTGCTCCGGTTGGAACGTCCCGACGCTGGTGAACTCGTTCCCGGTCGCGGTCAACCCCAACGGCGGGTACAACTCGTACTGGCCAATGCCGTTCCGGCAGGCCGCGCGTATCGAGGTGGAGAGCCGCCACCACACCCCGGTCAACCTCTACTACCAGGTCACCTACGAACTGTCCCCGGTGCCTGACGACGCGGCGTACTTCCACGCCTCATGGCGCCGCTCGCACCCCACCGCGTGGGCCGAACCGCACGTCATCCTCGACGGCGTGCGGGGTCGGGGCCACTACGTCGGAACGTACCTCGCCTGGCAGGCCAACTCGGCCGGCTGGTGGGGCGAGGGCGAAGTCAAGTTCTACCTTGACGGCGACATCGAGTTCCCGACCATCTGCGGAACCGGCACGGAGGACTACTTCGGCGGCGCCTGGTCCTTCGAGCAGCCCGCAGGGGCCTACCGGGAGTATTCGACGCCGTTCCTGGGCATGCCACAGGTCATCACCGGCAGCCACACCCCCAATCGGTTTGGCATGTACCGATGGCACATCCCCGACCCGATCCACTTCCGCTCCGACCTGCGCGTGACCGTGCAGGCACTCGGCTGGCGACCCGACGGGCGGTACCTGCCGCTGCGCGACGACATCTCCTCGACCGCGTTCTGGTACCAGCGCGAGCCCCACGCGCCGTACCCGGAGTTGGGCGACATCG
- a CDS encoding citryl-CoA lyase, with amino-acid sequence MASKAMRTGISRVSPDRVVVRGFDLSSELIGSTSAAEYFYILLTGARPSPVQVQMLDACIVALAEHGLVPSVQAARMTYASGPEALQGAVAAGLLGCGSVILGSSEDTAKVLRQIVEDAERSGQTPDNVALKIVGELRQGGRHVPGVGHPVHRESDPRAEALLALVDRLGAKGPHVEAVNALVAAVEHVYGKRLALNVSGAIPAVLLDVDFPLEAMKGVPLIGRTMSLVAHLLEERTEPIGFGLAAAAEQAIEHVQPVRRS; translated from the coding sequence GTGGCGTCGAAGGCAATGCGGACCGGTATCTCGCGGGTCTCCCCCGACCGCGTGGTGGTCAGGGGATTCGACCTGTCGTCGGAGCTGATCGGGTCGACCAGCGCGGCCGAGTACTTCTACATCCTGCTCACCGGGGCACGACCGTCTCCGGTCCAGGTGCAGATGCTGGACGCTTGCATCGTCGCCTTGGCCGAGCACGGCCTGGTGCCTTCCGTCCAAGCGGCACGCATGACGTACGCGTCGGGCCCGGAGGCGCTGCAGGGCGCCGTGGCTGCAGGACTCTTGGGCTGCGGGTCCGTGATCTTGGGCAGCTCCGAGGACACGGCGAAGGTACTGCGGCAGATCGTCGAAGACGCCGAACGGTCAGGCCAGACGCCTGACAATGTGGCCTTGAAGATTGTTGGTGAGCTTCGTCAAGGGGGGCGGCACGTTCCCGGCGTGGGGCACCCCGTGCACCGGGAAAGCGACCCCAGAGCGGAAGCCCTCTTGGCACTGGTGGACCGGCTTGGCGCAAAGGGCCCACACGTGGAGGCGGTAAACGCGCTGGTCGCTGCTGTTGAACACGTGTACGGCAAGAGGCTGGCGCTCAACGTCTCCGGGGCGATCCCGGCAGTTCTGCTGGACGTCGACTTCCCGCTTGAGGCCATGAAGGGGGTGCCCTTGATCGGCCGGACGATGAGCCTCGTCGCCCACCTGCTCGAGGAGAGAACCGAGCCCATCGGCTTCGGCCTGGCGGCTGCCGCCGAACAGGCCATTGAACACGTTCAGCCGGTGCGGCGCTCGTAA
- a CDS encoding CaiB/BaiF CoA transferase family protein: protein MIPSPHPAPTGPRSGHPLPLEGIRVVEQGAFITGPYAAMLLADMGADVIKVERPGSGDVFRSYDGTMYAPTFRAFNRNKRSITIDNRDAEDQAVLDELIRTADVYIHNFRPGVAARLGVDHDRLLEINPRLIYCAISGLGADGPYADRPSYDTVAQAYSGMLSLTLDPDQPKITGPAAADAVTGLYAAQGVLAALVRRSVDGLGHVVEISMLEAMSHFLIEPFNSLFGSGTNPGPFGRAAVSQSFAMRCGDDSLIALHLSSPPKFWLGLLAAVDMPHLADDPRFADHQARVRHHEALRVELQAKFATRSRDEWLECLVLNDVPHAPVLELDEALDDPQFKHLRLHTVARHQVEGEVRSIRPPHRFDGQIQDQIQPPPTLGEHDAEVRAELQRTPEARVTR from the coding sequence ATGATTCCCTCTCCTCACCCAGCACCCACCGGGCCACGGAGTGGGCATCCGCTGCCCCTTGAGGGCATCCGGGTGGTCGAACAGGGGGCGTTCATCACCGGCCCCTACGCAGCGATGCTCCTTGCCGACATGGGGGCGGACGTCATCAAGGTCGAGCGGCCCGGCTCCGGGGACGTGTTCCGCTCGTACGACGGCACCATGTACGCGCCCACATTCCGCGCCTTCAACAGGAACAAGCGCAGCATCACGATCGACAACCGTGACGCCGAGGACCAGGCGGTGCTGGACGAGCTGATCAGGACCGCAGACGTGTACATCCACAACTTCCGTCCCGGCGTGGCGGCTCGTCTCGGCGTTGACCACGACCGGCTCCTGGAGATCAACCCGCGGCTGATCTACTGCGCCATCAGCGGGTTAGGCGCCGACGGCCCGTATGCGGACCGGCCGTCGTACGACACGGTGGCCCAGGCCTACAGCGGGATGTTGAGCTTGACGCTGGACCCGGACCAGCCCAAGATCACTGGCCCCGCGGCTGCGGACGCCGTGACCGGACTGTACGCGGCACAAGGTGTCCTCGCTGCGCTCGTCCGGCGATCCGTTGACGGTCTCGGTCACGTCGTGGAGATCTCCATGCTCGAGGCGATGAGCCACTTCCTCATCGAGCCCTTCAACAGTCTCTTCGGGTCCGGGACGAACCCGGGTCCCTTTGGGCGCGCCGCGGTTTCTCAGAGCTTTGCCATGCGGTGCGGGGACGATTCCCTCATCGCCCTTCATCTGTCCTCCCCGCCGAAGTTCTGGCTGGGCCTGCTCGCCGCGGTGGACATGCCGCACCTCGCCGACGATCCGCGCTTCGCCGATCATCAGGCGCGGGTGCGGCATCACGAGGCGCTGCGGGTGGAGCTTCAGGCCAAATTCGCCACTCGATCTCGAGACGAGTGGTTGGAGTGCCTCGTCCTCAACGACGTCCCCCACGCACCCGTCCTTGAGCTCGACGAGGCACTTGACGACCCCCAGTTCAAGCACCTACGCCTGCACACCGTCGCCAGGCATCAGGTTGAGGGCGAGGTGCGGTCCATCAGACCCCCACATCGCTTCGATGGGCAGATCCAAGATCAGATCCAGCCGCCTCCCACGCTCGGAGAGCACGACGCGGAAGTCCGGGCCGAGCTTCAACGGACGCCCGAGGCCCGCGTTACCAGGTGA
- a CDS encoding carbohydrate ABC transporter permease, with amino-acid sequence MTGVTIGGAATADAPTDASGPDRPRRGQLGTLTLVVLVALATLVPFVAMLLVALSPPGARTLPDVLWPDRISLDNFVTALRGASLARWAVNSLVYSAVSTALVLMLATMAGYAFAKKRWTGRDKVFWVMLATLMVPFHVTLIPFFLTVSSVGGIDTYWGMIVPTLANVQAVFLMRQYIAGLPDELFEAARMDGASEWRMFTRIVLPLARPGMAAIGVFVFIWHWNDFLWPLLVAQSDDMRTITVGLAALRSDQMLPQQQLAAATITVLPCLLVFGLFQRYVADNVATAGIKG; translated from the coding sequence ATGACCGGCGTCACGATTGGCGGCGCGGCCACCGCCGACGCACCGACCGACGCCAGCGGTCCGGACCGCCCGCGGCGCGGCCAGCTTGGCACCCTGACGCTGGTCGTCCTGGTCGCGCTCGCCACGCTGGTGCCGTTCGTGGCGATGCTGCTTGTCGCGCTCTCACCGCCAGGCGCCCGCACGCTGCCGGACGTGTTGTGGCCGGACCGGATCAGTCTGGACAACTTCGTCACCGCGCTGCGTGGTGCCAGCCTGGCCCGCTGGGCGGTCAACTCGCTGGTGTACTCGGCGGTCTCCACCGCGCTGGTGCTGATGCTTGCCACCATGGCCGGGTACGCGTTCGCCAAGAAGCGCTGGACCGGCCGGGACAAGGTGTTCTGGGTGATGCTGGCCACCCTGATGGTGCCGTTCCACGTCACGCTGATCCCGTTCTTCCTCACCGTCAGCTCCGTCGGTGGCATCGACACGTACTGGGGCATGATCGTGCCGACCCTGGCCAACGTGCAGGCCGTGTTCCTGATGCGTCAGTACATCGCGGGCCTGCCCGACGAGTTGTTCGAGGCGGCCCGGATGGACGGCGCGTCCGAGTGGCGGATGTTCACGCGCATCGTGCTGCCGCTGGCCCGGCCCGGCATGGCCGCGATCGGCGTGTTCGTGTTCATCTGGCACTGGAACGACTTCCTGTGGCCGCTGCTGGTCGCGCAGAGCGACGACATGCGCACCATCACCGTCGGCCTGGCCGCGCTGCGCTCCGATCAGATGCTGCCGCAGCAGCAGCTCGCCGCCGCGACCATCACCGTACTGCCCTGCCTGCTCGTCTTCGGACTGTTCCAGCGCTACGTCGCCGACAACGTCGCCACCGCGGGAATCAAGGGATGA
- a CDS encoding MFS transporter, with protein sequence MRRVVGAASLGTALEWYDFFLYGTAAALVFPHLFFPKDDPTVGTLLSFGVYATGFVARPIGGVISGHIGDRFGRRRALLATLLVMGLGTAGIGLLPTYGQIGVAAPVLLVVLRIIQGLATGGEWGGASLLTLEHAQNRRGFFGSFISAAVYVGLIIGSLIFLVFDKLLTDSQLLSWGWRIPFLLSLLLVLVGLYIRRQVPETPEFQEMQQQQRRSKAPVLEALKENPRNILAIFLMRLGQNTSFYIISVFCLSYATVTLGVSKSVTLTALMIGSVAAAIAAPAWGALADRIGYTKIMVGSLVASALLAFPMFMALDTKSTTIIILTLLVMIAGVNAANDAIQPGYFTTMFGAKVRYSGTSIGREGGSVIGGGLSPLIAASLLASTGHWYAVAGWIVLTSLLGVVGARLVRPAADNSPRGADAGAFSSPAVKVR encoded by the coding sequence ATGAGAAGAGTCGTCGGTGCGGCATCGCTCGGGACGGCCCTCGAGTGGTACGACTTCTTCCTCTACGGCACCGCGGCAGCGCTGGTGTTTCCCCACCTGTTCTTCCCCAAGGACGACCCCACGGTCGGCACTCTCCTGTCGTTCGGCGTCTACGCCACGGGCTTCGTCGCCCGTCCAATCGGTGGGGTGATCTCGGGCCACATCGGTGACCGCTTCGGACGCCGTAGGGCACTTCTGGCGACCCTGCTCGTGATGGGTCTGGGTACCGCCGGCATCGGCCTTCTCCCGACCTACGGCCAGATCGGCGTGGCCGCGCCGGTCCTGCTGGTGGTCCTGCGCATCATCCAGGGACTCGCCACGGGTGGCGAATGGGGCGGAGCATCCCTGCTGACCCTTGAGCACGCTCAGAACCGCCGGGGCTTCTTCGGGTCCTTCATCTCCGCAGCGGTATACGTCGGCCTCATCATCGGCAGCCTCATCTTCCTCGTGTTCGACAAGCTCCTGACCGACAGCCAGCTGCTGTCGTGGGGCTGGCGAATCCCGTTCCTTCTGAGCCTGCTGTTGGTGCTGGTCGGGCTCTACATCCGCCGCCAGGTGCCGGAGACCCCCGAGTTCCAGGAGATGCAGCAGCAGCAGCGTCGGTCCAAGGCTCCGGTGCTCGAGGCCTTGAAGGAGAACCCGCGGAACATTCTTGCGATCTTCCTGATGCGGCTCGGCCAGAACACCAGCTTCTACATCATCTCCGTCTTCTGTCTCTCCTACGCGACGGTCACGCTCGGCGTGTCAAAGTCAGTGACCCTCACCGCTCTCATGATCGGCTCCGTTGCGGCCGCGATCGCGGCCCCGGCCTGGGGAGCGCTGGCCGACCGGATTGGCTACACCAAGATCATGGTGGGCAGCCTGGTGGCCTCCGCGCTCCTTGCGTTCCCGATGTTCATGGCGCTGGACACCAAGTCGACAACCATCATCATCCTCACGCTTCTGGTGATGATCGCGGGGGTCAACGCGGCCAACGACGCAATTCAGCCCGGCTACTTCACGACCATGTTCGGTGCAAAGGTTCGCTACAGCGGCACCTCCATCGGGCGTGAGGGCGGCAGTGTCATCGGCGGCGGGCTCTCGCCGTTGATCGCCGCCAGCCTTCTGGCCAGCACCGGGCACTGGTACGCCGTCGCTGGCTGGATCGTTCTGACAAGCCTCTTGGGTGTTGTAGGTGCGCGCCTGGTGCGGCCGGCAGCCGACAACTCCCCGCGTGGCGCGGATGCCGGCGCGTTCTCGAGCCCTGCCGTCAAGGTCCGCTAG
- a CDS encoding IclR family transcriptional regulator domain-containing protein, translating to MASDFIGSLAKGLAVLQAFNRERPEMTVSEVAKAVDVTPAAARRCLLTLEELGFVTRHERRFLLTPRVLRLSEAFLSSVSMQEVMQQFLQEMVDATGDSASVAVLDGTDVLYVASVSAKRSYQLTPTIGTRYPAYATSLGRAILSRSPSDLVDRVLGTTDFTQLTAKTVVDPELIRKAIRTASVTGIAGSDEQLTYGVVSVAMPLLDSSGNAVAAVNCSTSPHRTSLKDMLETRRDVLAKARSQITSALRQHPVLTHAVLGLDSSRAFLAD from the coding sequence GTGGCCTCTGACTTCATCGGATCTCTTGCGAAAGGTTTGGCGGTCCTTCAAGCGTTCAACCGCGAGCGACCTGAGATGACCGTCAGCGAGGTCGCAAAGGCGGTTGACGTCACGCCAGCGGCTGCGCGACGTTGCCTCCTGACTCTCGAAGAGCTTGGTTTCGTCACCAGACACGAGCGGCGCTTTCTGTTGACTCCGAGAGTGCTTCGCCTCAGCGAGGCTTTCTTGTCCTCGGTCAGCATGCAAGAAGTCATGCAGCAGTTCCTGCAGGAAATGGTGGATGCGACCGGCGACAGCGCCTCGGTTGCAGTGCTCGACGGCACGGATGTCCTCTACGTGGCATCCGTGTCCGCCAAGCGTTCCTATCAACTAACGCCCACCATTGGCACCCGCTACCCCGCCTATGCGACTTCCCTCGGCCGCGCGATCCTCTCGCGATCGCCGAGCGACCTGGTGGACAGAGTTCTTGGCACCACTGACTTCACACAGCTGACGGCGAAGACCGTGGTCGACCCCGAGCTGATCAGGAAGGCGATCCGAACGGCGTCCGTCACTGGGATTGCGGGGTCCGACGAGCAGTTGACGTACGGCGTTGTCTCGGTCGCGATGCCCCTCCTCGATTCCTCAGGGAACGCGGTTGCAGCCGTCAACTGTTCGACATCTCCCCATCGCACGAGCCTGAAGGACATGCTCGAGACACGACGGGACGTGCTGGCGAAGGCTCGATCTCAGATCACTTCGGCGCTTCGTCAACATCCCGTGCTGACGCACGCTGTGCTTGGCCTCGATTCGTCGCGGGCTTTCCTGGCTGACTGA
- a CDS encoding carbohydrate ABC transporter permease: MTAVSSPPARRAGPAAEPATTGAVQRRRRRRREALAGVAFAAPMLALFAVFRLAPTFESALLSLTDYHPLAGWNFVGLGNYQRLVADTGFWRALRVTVVYALVFVPFTTVLSLVTAVLLQRLIWARGFFRGVFFLPYVTSTVFAAVIWRWLYSVEGGLINGLLNKAGIGDVPFLNDAPLVLPSIAVMAAWKGFGYSMMILLAGLQTIPEEYLEAARIDGASGFGLFRRITLPLLRPVLFFVIVIETIGALQVFDAMYVMTGGGPVNASYSVVYMLYDQGFKFADFGYASAIGMVLFVVILAVSLIQRRLLDRSPS; encoded by the coding sequence ATGACCGCGGTGAGCAGCCCGCCGGCCCGTCGAGCCGGCCCCGCCGCCGAACCGGCCACTACCGGAGCCGTCCAGCGCCGGCGGCGACGCCGCCGCGAGGCGTTGGCCGGTGTGGCGTTCGCGGCCCCGATGCTGGCGTTGTTCGCGGTGTTCCGGCTGGCTCCGACGTTCGAGTCGGCGTTGCTCAGCCTCACCGACTACCATCCGCTGGCGGGCTGGAACTTCGTCGGCCTGGGCAACTATCAGCGGCTGGTCGCCGACACCGGGTTCTGGCGGGCGCTGCGGGTCACCGTCGTGTACGCGTTGGTGTTCGTTCCGTTCACCACCGTGCTGTCGCTGGTCACCGCGGTGCTGCTACAACGCCTGATTTGGGCGCGCGGATTCTTCCGCGGCGTTTTCTTCCTGCCGTACGTCACCAGCACCGTGTTCGCGGCGGTGATCTGGCGGTGGCTGTACTCGGTCGAGGGCGGCCTGATCAACGGGCTGCTGAACAAGGCCGGTATCGGCGACGTGCCGTTTCTCAACGATGCCCCGCTGGTCCTGCCGTCGATCGCGGTGATGGCCGCGTGGAAGGGCTTCGGGTACTCGATGATGATCCTGCTGGCCGGGTTGCAGACCATCCCGGAGGAATACCTGGAGGCCGCACGGATCGACGGCGCGAGCGGGTTCGGGCTGTTCCGCCGGATCACGCTGCCACTGCTGCGTCCGGTGCTGTTCTTCGTGATCGTCATCGAGACGATCGGCGCGCTGCAGGTCTTCGACGCGATGTATGTGATGACCGGGGGTGGACCGGTCAACGCCAGTTACTCGGTGGTGTACATGCTCTACGACCAGGGTTTCAAGTTCGCCGACTTCGGTTACGCCAGCGCCATCGGGATGGTGCTGTTCGTCGTCATCCTGGCGGTGTCGCTGATCCAGCGGCGACTGCTCGACCGGAGCCCGTCATGA
- a CDS encoding ABC transporter substrate-binding protein, with the protein MLRRLVGGLAAAALALSAAGCGGSAGDGKQSVTLWMYPLSTNDQSVNQTFWSGVEQGFEKAHPDIDVKVEIQPWENREEKLTTALASGKGPDLVLMIPDQVPQFARTRSLQPVDDALGGPREDFQPGAISGSTYEGKLYLAPLYQTATLPAYNKKVLAEIGVTEAPKTWDEVLSWVPKLSAKGYQTLDYTAATDASLNGSYYLTLWQSGGRVFAPDGKSVAFNSPEGEKALKILVDIYKQGGIPKSQLTAQGDASTGPMAKGKVALNNAMSVPFLKNLQKLWGADNVMVGPPLSNGKQGVSFGLPGGLALASAAKDPKAAKEFLRYVTGSEVLAGLSKAFGYFPPRKSVPVPDDPVMKQYEPYLSTMFAGEVQPASRQVMSVLAPHIQAALKGDKSPRQALDDAAKEANELIARTG; encoded by the coding sequence ATGCTTCGAAGATTGGTCGGCGGCCTGGCCGCGGCCGCGCTCGCACTCTCCGCAGCGGGCTGCGGCGGATCGGCCGGCGACGGCAAGCAGAGCGTGACGTTGTGGATGTACCCGCTGTCAACGAACGACCAGTCGGTCAATCAGACCTTCTGGTCCGGTGTGGAGCAGGGTTTCGAGAAGGCGCACCCGGACATCGACGTCAAGGTGGAGATCCAGCCGTGGGAGAACAGGGAGGAGAAGCTGACCACGGCGCTGGCCTCCGGTAAGGGGCCGGACCTGGTGCTGATGATCCCCGATCAGGTGCCACAGTTCGCCAGGACCCGCTCGCTCCAGCCGGTCGACGACGCGCTCGGCGGCCCGCGCGAGGACTTCCAGCCGGGCGCGATCAGCGGGTCGACGTACGAGGGCAAGCTGTACCTGGCGCCGCTGTACCAGACCGCGACCCTGCCGGCGTACAACAAGAAGGTGCTCGCCGAGATCGGCGTCACCGAGGCGCCGAAGACCTGGGACGAGGTGCTGTCCTGGGTGCCCAAGCTGAGCGCGAAGGGGTACCAGACACTCGACTACACCGCCGCCACCGACGCCTCGCTCAACGGCTCGTATTACCTGACGCTGTGGCAGAGTGGCGGGCGCGTCTTCGCCCCGGACGGCAAGTCGGTGGCCTTCAACAGCCCTGAGGGCGAGAAGGCGCTGAAGATCCTCGTGGACATCTACAAGCAGGGCGGTATTCCCAAGTCGCAGCTCACCGCCCAGGGCGACGCGAGCACCGGCCCGATGGCCAAGGGCAAGGTCGCGCTCAACAACGCGATGTCCGTGCCGTTCCTCAAGAACCTGCAGAAGCTGTGGGGTGCCGACAACGTAATGGTCGGCCCGCCGCTGTCCAACGGCAAGCAGGGGGTCAGCTTCGGCCTGCCCGGCGGCCTGGCGCTCGCCTCGGCCGCGAAGGATCCGAAGGCGGCCAAGGAGTTCCTCCGCTACGTCACCGGCAGCGAGGTGCTCGCCGGCCTCAGCAAGGCGTTCGGGTACTTCCCGCCGCGCAAGTCCGTGCCGGTGCCGGACGACCCGGTGATGAAGCAGTACGAACCGTACCTGTCCACCATGTTCGCCGGCGAGGTGCAGCCCGCCTCCCGGCAGGTGATGTCCGTGCTCGCGCCGCACATCCAGGCCGCGCTCAAGGGCGACAAGAGCCCCCGGCAGGCCCTCGACGACGCGGCCAAGGAAGCCAACGAGCTCATCGCACGGACCGGATGA
- a CDS encoding PQQ-binding-like beta-propeller repeat protein, producing the protein MRLSRSTRALAAITAVATALVLPTTNAAAADEPPPPPTPGATTDFGVQSTALTVFEGYFGTDAGGRPMWYSVQMGTPGVLAAVDPVSRQHVHTAELPESSGAWAVTQANDGKVYAGSYPNAHVYQHDPATGQTVDLGAPVPNQTVLYGFQAGTDGKIYGGTYPSAHAFSYSPSEGFRDLGQMFDGEQYVIDVAIDPGREVLWAAIGSHGHIIRYDLRTGEKRDILPEARRGSTAYPADMNLVGGQLVLKLSNLQAIVLDADTGEPVPLVNRDTGQPAETFSLTSRGTSRIAPDGRSVYYTAGLDLARYDLIDHTFGPVRDASGAAVKAGGAGVGWGWLDGSLYALIGNYAGQALTYDPATGAADAYTLPFPYQPIDIANINAGEDGNIYTNLYINGSLTILDPVTGKKVTQSRLGQTEGWAWHGGKMYIGVYPAGRIMEYDPTKPYSFGTNPRELFSLQSAYGQNRPVAFVDAGDAMYIASTPDYGLWGGALTRYEYATGQYTVQRNIVTDQGVTSLATIDGKLWGGTSISGGGGTDPKATEAKLFSVDPATGAKTRELVPVPGAYAITSLIAGPDGKLWGLADNTLFIADPTTGEVTYRQQLPGVYSGVQDELYLNPDEHVYASLDGNLLRIDALSYQVTVVRDSGTYRLAQDKQGNLWFRNGVKADHGAVQYGSHLLRYTPQADACPKSDLRADVFTGDVDSGVANRYRPDGCTVNDLIRDDQPWKNHGEFVSHVAHVTEQLVSNGILTAAEKDAIVDAAGRSGIGG; encoded by the coding sequence GTGCGTCTGTCCCGATCAACCCGCGCGCTCGCCGCGATCACCGCGGTGGCGACGGCTCTCGTCCTGCCCACCACGAATGCGGCGGCCGCCGACGAGCCACCGCCGCCACCCACACCCGGCGCCACGACCGACTTCGGCGTCCAGTCGACCGCGCTCACCGTCTTCGAGGGGTACTTCGGCACCGACGCCGGCGGGCGACCGATGTGGTACTCCGTACAGATGGGCACGCCGGGCGTGCTCGCCGCCGTCGACCCAGTCAGCCGGCAGCACGTGCACACGGCCGAGCTGCCCGAGTCCTCCGGCGCCTGGGCGGTGACCCAGGCCAACGACGGCAAGGTGTACGCCGGCAGCTACCCCAACGCGCACGTGTACCAGCACGACCCGGCGACCGGCCAGACCGTTGACCTCGGTGCACCGGTGCCCAACCAGACCGTGCTCTACGGCTTCCAGGCCGGCACGGACGGGAAGATCTACGGCGGCACCTACCCCAGCGCGCATGCGTTCTCCTACTCGCCGAGCGAGGGCTTCCGCGACCTCGGCCAGATGTTCGACGGCGAGCAGTACGTCATCGACGTGGCGATCGACCCGGGCCGCGAGGTGCTGTGGGCCGCGATCGGCTCGCACGGGCACATCATCCGGTACGACCTGCGCACCGGCGAGAAGCGCGACATCCTGCCCGAGGCGCGGCGCGGGTCGACGGCCTACCCGGCGGACATGAACCTCGTCGGCGGGCAGCTGGTGCTCAAGCTCAGCAACCTGCAGGCGATCGTTTTGGACGCCGACACCGGCGAGCCGGTGCCACTGGTCAACCGCGACACCGGCCAGCCCGCAGAGACGTTCTCGCTGACCTCCCGCGGCACCTCCCGGATCGCACCCGACGGGCGGTCGGTGTACTACACCGCCGGCCTCGACCTGGCCCGCTACGACCTGATCGACCACACGTTCGGTCCGGTCCGCGACGCCAGCGGCGCCGCCGTGAAGGCCGGCGGCGCGGGCGTCGGGTGGGGCTGGCTCGACGGCTCGCTCTACGCGCTGATCGGCAACTACGCGGGCCAGGCGCTCACGTACGACCCGGCGACCGGCGCCGCCGATGCGTACACGCTGCCGTTCCCGTACCAGCCGATCGACATCGCCAACATCAACGCGGGTGAGGACGGGAATATCTACACCAACCTGTACATCAACGGGTCGCTGACCATCCTCGACCCGGTGACCGGTAAGAAGGTGACGCAGAGCCGGCTCGGCCAGACCGAGGGCTGGGCCTGGCACGGCGGCAAGATGTACATCGGGGTCTACCCGGCCGGTCGGATCATGGAGTACGACCCGACCAAGCCGTACTCGTTCGGCACCAACCCCAGAGAGCTGTTCAGCCTGCAGAGCGCGTACGGGCAGAATCGTCCGGTCGCGTTCGTTGACGCCGGGGACGCCATGTACATCGCCAGCACGCCCGACTACGGGCTGTGGGGCGGGGCGCTCACCCGATACGAGTACGCCACCGGGCAGTACACGGTGCAGCGCAACATCGTCACCGACCAGGGCGTGACGTCACTCGCCACGATCGACGGCAAGCTGTGGGGCGGCACCAGCATCTCCGGTGGTGGGGGCACCGACCCGAAGGCGACCGAGGCCAAGCTGTTCAGCGTCGACCCCGCCACCGGCGCCAAGACCCGAGAGCTGGTGCCGGTGCCCGGGGCGTACGCGATCACCTCACTGATCGCCGGGCCGGACGGGAAGCTGTGGGGGCTGGCCGACAACACGCTGTTCATCGCCGACCCGACCACCGGCGAGGTCACGTACCGGCAGCAGTTGCCCGGCGTGTACAGCGGCGTGCAGGACGAGCTGTACCTCAACCCCGACGAGCACGTGTACGCCTCGCTCGACGGGAACCTGCTGCGCATCGACGCGCTCTCGTACCAGGTGACCGTGGTGCGGGACTCGGGCACCTACCGTCTCGCTCAGGACAAGCAGGGCAACCTGTGGTTCCGCAACGGGGTCAAGGCGGACCACGGCGCGGTGCAGTACGGGTCGCACCTGCTGCGCTACACCCCGCAGGCCGACGCCTGCCCGAAGTCTGACCTTCGGGCTGACGTGTTCACTGGCGACGTCGACAGTGGTGTAGCCAACCGCTACCGGCCGGACGGCTGCACAGTCAACGACCTCATCCGCGACGACCAGCCCTGGAAGAACCACGGCGAGTTTGTTTCGCACGTCGCTCACGTGACCGAGCAGCTGGTCAGTAATGGCATCCTCACGGCCGCGGAGAAGGATGCGATCGTGGACGCCGCTGGCCGGTCCGGGATTGGCGGCTGA